aaaatatatataactaGCAGACAAATGAATACTTGATGATGGACTCTGAGCTTTTGGTGCTTAAAGTATATTACAAAGCATTAAATGTACatgaaatatttgaaaatacAGTAGAGTGAAACTAAAAGCAAATCTAGCAAACATTTGAAagattattgattgattgattgattgattgatgtacATTAAACCCTCTAATTTGTCCATTGTTGTGTTAGAAGATTTCAGACCCTCCAAAACAATGACAGTGAAGAAAACACTGTAATTTCATAAAATGGACATTAAGGCATAAGAATGGattgacaggtgtgtgtgtgtgtgtgtgtgtgtgtgtgtgtgtggtgtgtgtgtgtgtgtgtgtgtgtgtgtgtgtgtatgtgtgtctttcTTCCACATTTGTGAACCTGACAGAGGTGATGTCACTGGATCTGGAAGTGATTCGACTAGACTGTGATACTATTGGCTACAtttcagttgtgtgtgtgtgtgtgtgtgtggtgtgtgtgtgtgtgtgtgtgtgtggtgtgtgtgtgtgtgtgtgtgtgtggtgtgtgtgtgtgtgtgtgttgtgtgtgtgtgtgtgtacactaaGTCAACATGTCTGAGGTGTGCATGTAGCACTCTGGAGCTGTCTCTTGTTGATGAGGTAATGTCCCCAGAGTTTAACCCTCAGTAATATTGCAGATACACACTCGCTCAGCTCCTTTCATCCTCTGTTTGATTTCTCCACTTTTCCCTTCCTACCTGTCATGGACCTACACCCAGTTGTccttcaaaacacatttttgaaaTCAGTTGTCCGCTCCTTCACTGCCAAGCTTTAACATCAAATTTCAACGatcttttttccacttttataCCTCAGCTAGCAACATTAGTGGGAAAAAGTCTATATGAACCCCCCCAAACTTTCTAAATATTTGTGTGAAGCAGATGAACAACACAGTGTGAGTGGCATTTGATTTGTGACGAAGAAAgcacaacttttttttaatctaatatTCAAATAGGAAGGATTTAATCTATCGTTTAGAAAAATCACAGAACCTAAAGAGGACCGGACATGTGGATATGCTGTATAGTGGCAACAGTGATGAATGACACTGGATACATCATCAAGCTTTTTTGATCTGAGTGCTAATGTTTGTAGCCTCGGTGCCGTTCAGTCCTTCTCTTTGCTACACCCACAAGCCGGTCTTCATCAGGGAGTGATTACGTTCATGTGAGCAGAGCCAAGACGACTGTGTGAAGACGGGCGGGCCAGAGGTGCAGAGACAGGAGGCGGCTTTGAGCCGATACTCAAGAGGAAAGACTCATTTGTCACCCTTGTCTCAAATCCACGTGTTTGGTGAAGGAGCCTGTTCAGTGCATTTGAAAAGTTTTCCATTTTGTTATTCTGATCTTATGCTAACATGAATCTGTAATCTACATCCAATAACCCAGACTGACAAAGTATAAATagtaaaaaaaggattttcaaATGTACTCAACAGAACATTTTCGATATGATGTGTTACTATCTGGGGTTCTTAAAGTTTGTCCTGATCATCTTTGTCATGTCTCAGCGCCTTGATGGGAATCCGTCTGTGATGAATTCAATTGATTGGACATAAGTTGGAGAgacacacatctgtctgtcaaAGGTCTCACAGCTGGACACTGAGTAAAAACCAAACCATGAGGTCAGAAGAAATGGGTCCAGCCAGACTGAGTAATCTGTAGAAAAGATAAGGAATGTGATCAAAAACCCAGAGGTCACTCAGGCGGAGCTCCAACGATCCTGTCAGCAGATGGGAGAAAGTTTCAGAAGGTAACTCCCCTCACTGATCAGTGAGACATCCTCTTATTGTTAACCTGATCCAGACAGCTCAGGGCTGCAGACTGGGCCGAAGGTTCCCCTTCCAAGGTAAAGATCCTAAACACACAACCAGGACAGTGCAGGAGGGAATCAGGGACAGGTCTGTCAATGTTCTTGAGTCCAACAGCCAGAACCCTgattaaacacaaaaacaaacatctggagAGACCTGAAACTGTCTGTCCACAACAGTCCCCCTCCAACCTAAcagacagagagtgtgtgtgtgtgtgtgtgtgtgtgtctgtgtgtgtgtgtgtgtggtgtgtgtgtgtgtgtgtggggtgaggCAAGGATCATGACAGTGTGAAGTATGCTGATTAGGAGACCTAAAGCAGCATTGTCCCTGCTCTccatgtctgcctgtctgcctgcctgcctgcctgtctgtctgtctgtctgtctgtctgtctgtctgtctgtctgcctgcctgcctgcctgcctgcctgcctgcctgcctgcctgcctgtctgtctgtctgtctgcctgcctgcctgcctgcctgcctgcctgcctgtctgtctgtctgtctgcctgcctgtctgtctgtctgtctgtctgaccacTAAATGCTTTGCCACTCGAGTGATTATGATGGTACACATGAAAACATATCAGTGACGTTATGAAATGCGCCCTAACATTTTGGTTGAACTCAAACTCTGTGGCAagctgttaccatggagattgtgtgtgtgtgtgtgtgtgtgtgtgtgtgcgtgcgtgcgtgcgtgcgtgcgtgcgtgcaacTTGTATGGCTATAGTGAGAAAGGCACAGAGTCACTTGTGGCTTCAGATGTCTGGTTTTTAAATTGATGAAAAtctatgaggtgtgtgtgtgtcatatttGGCTTGTGTGTGGGTGATGTCATGCATGAgagcttctttctctctcacttcACCAAACCAACATCTCTGCAGATGTTCATATTTTGCTGACGTTGGGGTTGTGTGTATATAAATAGGCATATATGCTTGTGTACACCGGCTatattttccttgtttttacTGGCCGTGTGCTGCAGACCACTGGGCATCTGCTCTCATCATACATGTCTGTTCTCCACCATTATGATGGCCACTGTTTGCCTCTGCATGACATCGAGGTCCAGCATTCATGTGTTCTACCCTTTGTATCCGTAAGACAACTAAAATCACCCCAGAAGAGATTTTAGAAAGTTTGACATGTAAACTGAAATGAATTCGATGTTTAATGTGCTGTTAACTCCTGGAAAAAGCCCCTCAAGCATCAGAAAGTGTAGACTGCACCACTTCTCTGTGTGACTCCACCTGTGTTTTCATCCCATCCAGGTCCTGCATCCACACCTCTACCCCAACACACCCACCTAAAAGAAGAACATGCTTAGCTCTCtacctctttcttttcctctatTAAATTCCACGTTGTTAAGTCTAAATCTTTTGATCAGTCTTGATATTACgatcagcttctctctctctctctctttcccatGCTTGGTGTGTGTATCCACAAATGCATGTGTGGGCAAACAGATCAAACACGGTGTAAGATGAGCCCATAAACAAGCCTTCAGGAACATTTAGGATTTTCAGGGAGAGTTAGTCTGGGGAGAAAGCAGAGGGGGGAGTCAGGTACAGAAATTAGTTGCTCTGTTTATGTGCGTTTCAGTGGTAATTACCGGTGCAATCTGTCTGTTTAACTGAGGAAATATCCTTGCCTCActcctgctgtctgcagatgCATATGGCACAGTTACAGTGAAAAGGTGCTGGAGAGATGCCACCAAGTTGCATGGAATTAGAGTGGTGCAGCGGGAAGTGTTTATTTACTCATatgtgcagagaggaagcagaggaccAGTACTGAGGATAAGtatcacacacccacccacccacccacacacacacacacacgcacagtcttGGCACTGGTCTGAGTAACTCCACAGTGCAGTGATGGCTGCATACTGAGTGTGTCAGTATGAGtggacagacacactgacaggTATATATATTTGTAGAGTGGAATATTTACTCAGATGAATAGGCTACTTCATacactgaaaatgtgtttttcattacATTGATTCGTTTTGAAGAATGTAATATAGTGTATATAAAGTGTAACTGGAGACATATTAAATTGGAAGTGTAAATAACTTCCAAACCTCTCGATGCAGACATTTTGGTGCAGTTCACGTTGGATTTTCGATGGATTCCACGCGCGGCCACTAGAGGGCTCTGGAGCACAACTCATTTATCTGCGTATTGACGGTACCGtccacattaaaaataaagttaTCGTTTTCGAGCTTTCGTCGTGATTAGATTATATGCCAGTTCTTCGTTTTTTAGGATTGTTATCATAATTATCGCATCTCTTCTCCGTATCGGCCTCGATCCTAATCCCCTCCGGTGACCGGAAGCTCTGGTCAAAGACGAGGTTGCAAACTGCGTCACAATCCGGAGCTGCGAAAGACAGCCCACCGTCGACAGGTTCTGCTCCGTTGTCCTCTGAAGAAGCTCACGGTTGCTCTTCGCCATGGTGAAGATTGCTTTCAACTCGGCTCTGGCGCAGAAGGCGCTGGGCAAAGAGGTGCCGGTGGCCGTGAAGGTGAGCTGAACGGTCTCCATTGCAGATGTGCTTCCAGTCTGGTGTCTGGCCTGTAAACCGAGCTGCGGCGGCGAATTACGGCTGCGTAGATGTTCACGCTCCTGCTAACCAGGACATTTAAAACGCGCTTTATAGGGTGCTTTGCTTAAAATGCACGCAGAGCCATATTTCACCCGCATAGGGAGACACTGGCAGGTCATCTTATAGGCCGAACATTCAATAGGATTAAAGATAAAGGGTTAAAAATCACGACAACTCAGGATTTGAACACTACTATCgatttctctgtctgtctgcctcactctgtgtgtgtgtgtgtgtgtgtgtgtgtgtggtgtgtgtgtgtgtgtgtgtgtgtgtatgtgcatgtgcgtgcgtgtgcgtgtgcaggaTCCCGAGTTGGCTTCTGCCCCCCCAGGTAACGAGGGCTCCACAGGTCGCTGTCTGCTCACCCTGCTGGGCATCGCCTTCATCCTCAGCGGGCTGATCGTGGGGGGGGCCTGCCTATATCGATACTTCGCTCCTAAGGTATACATTATACATTTATACATTAGTTTATACATTAGTAACACACGTGGCATAAGTCACGAGACGGCGTGAGTCCTGACtgtaaacacaaaaaaggatttattttaataataatctGGTCCTAAAATGTGTCCAGCACAGGTTAGAACGTTATTAATAGTGGTTATTGTAGGAAGACAACGCTCAGGACCATTCTGCACCCCGTTGTAAACATAGAATACAGTAAATACGACAATAAATAAGTGGAATGTGATAAGTTTGTGAGACACATCCTGGGAATTTGCAGTTGCTGAAGGGTTTAATGTTTGTTGAGGATGAATTTACAGCTTGATGAAGATATTTTTAATTGGTCAGTGTTGCCTGTAGTTGATAAATAATTTTTGATGGACTGGCCACCACctattttatgtttgtttttctccaccAGTTTGGTTTTCTCCCATCATTGTCTGCATGAGGAAGCCTCATTCACCGATTCACTCAATTTAGTTTGGGATTAAATGGCTTTAATAGTTCTGCCAGGATTAAAGCGACTTTATAATCATCATGGCTAACAAGACTGTGTTGTCGTGGTTTGGTTAAATATGCTGAAAGTGTTAGGCAAGTTATATTTATACCTTACATTTAGATACAAACCATAATAATTCTGCTTTAGTTTGAGAATTGCATAAACTGCTGTAACGTGTATGCAATTCAATGTGagtactgccccctagtggtagaAATACCTCATCGTATAATCCACAGATCAAACTCTGGGTTTAAAAGTTCTGCAGTGAATCTGGCAAACTAATTAGTATTTTCAGCTCCACAGATGTATTTTATTCAAACTCCGGATGTTTGAGAGttgtgctgttttcattgtgtTCTCCAGAGGCTGTATCACGGTGTGATGCAGTTCAACACATCAGTTGGAAGTAAAGGAGAGAGCCAGCCATACTACCTGccacaggtggaggaggaggtggagatttCTGACAACACGGCCGTCATCAGTGTCCCACCTCCTCGTTTCAGACCAGGAGATCCAGCATACATCCTCCATGACTTCAACAGGGTAAAACCCATCCAGCCACTGAAGAAGTCACAGACCTCTGATCCCATTAATATGCCTGatgttcctcttcatcactgtgtgtgtgtgtgtgtgtgtgcgtgcgtgtgtgtagaaGCTGACAGCGTACCTGGACCTGACACTGAGGACCTGCTTTGTGATTCCTCTGAATACCTCAGTGGTGCTCCCCCCTCAGGACCTCATAGACCTCTTCTCCCAGCTGGCGGTGAGCAGTCACCATGACGATACGCCACTGCTAAAAAAGAAACCTGCCATGAATTCTATTTCAACCGAGAGTTCTTCTCTCCTTCTGACCAAAACGTCTCTAGCCTGTAGCAGCAGCGCACGCCTTTGATAAAACACCTCGTTCCCAGTGACACAAtggttccatttttaaaatatgtacAAATAATCTGAAGTGATAACAAGATGTGCATCAGTGAGAATAATAAGACACTTACACACAGAGTTAGTGCTACCTCCTACGACTGACACTTGCCTCTAGCTTCCATTGTTGGATTTTATCACTAGGCTAAAAGCGGCGTCTCATTTaattcctctctgcttccatctTTTGCTTCCAGTCTGGCTCCTACCGTAGCTACCTGATGCACGAGGACCTGGTTGTGACCGAGCGCATCGATGATATCAGGCCTCTGGGTTTCTACATCCGTCGGCTCTGTGATAGAAAGGAAACGTACAGAATGCAGCCTCGCTCCAGTCTGCCAGGTGTGGAGCCACGGAACTCCTGAATGTGCTCACTCACACCCCAGTACTTTACAGACCTGTAGAGCCTTTTAATATTTGATCACATTTACCTCCAGATTCTTGACATTGTCCTATGTGCATAGTTACTCCTTATAAGCATCAGAGCCGTATAGCTTGGCATGTAGCCATTGGGTTTGGTGGTTTTCTGTGTCCTAGCAGCCAGTCACAGTCCTATAACTGAGGAACGAAACAAGAGTCGTGACCTCGTTTCTTGCATGAATGTACAGACGCTTTCATCTCAAATGAAGAGTTgactctgtgtgtctctgccagGGGGAGGTATCCAGAAGCGCTCCGCCGAAGAATGTTTCACCATCCAACACTTCGAGAACACATTTGTGACGGAGACCAAAATCTGCAAGGCTTGATGGGGGGGTGTGAGCGTAGGTGTGTGAACGCTGAGAGGGGCGTTGGTGAGGGTGGGAACCTTTGTGCAGAACGTTACTTTTGTAGGAAACTTTATTTCCCCTCCTGCTTCAGCTCCAGTGATGAGTGGACCTCAGTTGCAGTGTTAGGTAGAACCGCTCTGATGTGTTTTAGTCGTAACCCATTGATCTTGTGCTGCTAACCAATATTAGCCTGCTTACCTAAGATACACTAGCtttctttagtttttgttttgttgctgcgGCTTCCTGTGAACCTTTTCAGTGTTGTATCCTAGCAACACCTCCAGAGAAAGTGGAAGTTATTAATGTACTGAATATTCTTGTGTTACTGAGGAGACATTATTATAATACATTTCTGTGCGTCCACCTACTGTCCTCGAACCAGTAGACCTGCTGTAAGGGCAATAGGTCACAACCTGCAGTTGTTTGTGTCACCAGGGCAACACTAATTCATGTTCCCTGATCCTACGAGCCCTCTCTtgtcctgctgtgtgtttgttggtgtcTGATGGCGAACAACCCGACACCCGTTGTTACCAGTGTTTATGTTTGTGTAAATCCTTGTAAATGAGAGTAAACATGATTGATGATTGTTCACACTGAGAATATGCTGAAGGGAATATTTCCGAAGACACCGGCTCTCTTTTAAAATGCTCATTTATGAATTTCTAATTCCCCTGACAGAAAAAAACGAAGCCAAATCGCTGCTAAAACGAGCTTCTTAACACGTGGCTGCAATATTTTAAATCGTTATAGAGTAAGCATatgattaatttttttttccacaaatgcACAAAAAATAGCCCGTGTTTGGAGCTCTTAAGCTTAAAACTATTTTTCAAAATGTCCTTTTTGCTAAATAAATGACAGTAATTTTCCAGTATTTTCTCATTGGATGCCCACTCTGAAGGACAATCCTACAGGACCCGTGCTTGTAAAAATGTTTCTGTCAACTTTCTGACTTATTTGagaattaaataaaaccagAGTTGTGTAATGAGAGATTATTGTGTTGATTCTAAATAAAGGTTCATTTCTGTCTAGCCAGTGTTTGTGGCTGCTGTCTTATCCCTCCCTGTGCTGCTGATACTATCACACTTGtcttctgcagctgcttcctTCAATAACAAGCATGCAGAGGAAAGAAATGTAAAAGCAccaattataaaaaaaatgtaaacacgTCTTTATTTGAAcataaatagtaaaaaaaaaaaaaaaaaatcctattttccatccatcctcacaTATGTGGACGGTCTATTCGTCCAAGCTCTCTCCTCCGCTGATGCAGGACAGACGCCTGCTGAACGTGTCGGCCAACTCCACTTTGCTCAGGCGCCTCCTGAATTCATCCGTGGTGAAGTAGTACATGAGAGGGTCCAGGCTGCTGTTCAGGCTGGCCAGGCACAGCGTGACGGGGTGGCTGCGCTGGATCAGGCCCCTGATGGAGCAGTCGCTCAGGATGTTGGCCTTAACCATGAAGTCCAGGGGCATGGTGACGTGGT
This genomic stretch from Takifugu flavidus isolate HTHZ2018 chromosome 9, ASM371156v2, whole genome shotgun sequence harbors:
- the LOC130531099 gene encoding integral membrane protein 2A-like; amino-acid sequence: MVKIAFNSALAQKALGKEVPVAVKDPELASAPPGNEGSTGRCLLTLLGIAFILSGLIVGGACLYRYFAPKRLYHGVMQFNTSVGSKGESQPYYLPQVEEEVEISDNTAVISVPPPRFRPGDPAYILHDFNRKLTAYLDLTLRTCFVIPLNTSVVLPPQDLIDLFSQLASGSYRSYLMHEDLVVTERIDDIRPLGFYIRRLCDRKETYRMQPRSSLPGGGIQKRSAEECFTIQHFENTFVTETKICKA